Part of the Vigna unguiculata cultivar IT97K-499-35 chromosome 3, ASM411807v1, whole genome shotgun sequence genome, attggGTTTAAGTTTCTGTTCATTTCTCTCTTTTTAGGGCAAGTTTGTAATAATGTATTTGCTGTTTTGGTGCACAAAGATTAATTCCAAAAGCTTTGGCCTTTTGCCTGGCTAATTGCCTTTTGGTATCTTTGTTACTTGATAGTTCTGTTATAGAAAGATGTAATGTTTTGAATCACTCTCTTCTAGTTTTATAATTGTCTTGGATTCTCTCACCATGATTATTACTTAGATTGAAACTGTTTCAATTCACCAAAAACTACAGTTACCTCTCAAATCCCTCTGGTTTCTGTGCGCTTTAGAAGGTAAAATATCATACatgtaaataattaatcatgTGACTATAACTAAAGATGCGGTCTTGGTTCTGTTCTTAAATAcaatttgacttttttattgTTCATGCTTATTCAAGTCTACTAAGATAATTGCATAAGAATGTAACTTGTGCTTGCATGCCTGAAGGAGTGTCAGCTTATAAACACAGTAGACTGTGACATTAACTTGAGAAAAATGGGATGGaatcttttatttgaatatgGAAAGTACAATAGACTGTTCAAGTTTGTATGAAAACAAACCATTGAATGTCAGATTAGCAAATGTGTTGGTTGAGTCAccagaaataaataataacaatttttagCTGACaacatttgaattttatttgcAGGTGCTGCGAACCACTTTAAGCAACAGGCTAGCAAAAGTACAGGGCTTCCTATTTCGTGCCGCCTTTCTTCGACGTGTGCCAATGTTTTTGCGGCTAATTACAGAGAATATTGTTTTGTGTTTCCTCTCATCAACTATGCAGTCTACATCAAAGTACATTACTGGGACTTTGAGTCTGCACTTCAGGAAAATATTGACGACACTTATCCATTCTCACTACTTTAAGGTAGATGTTGTTGGATTGTATGTAGAAACTATCTGTATTTGATTGTCTGTATTGAGCTTGCAATCTATTTGTGCATTGCTCCTGTCTTGCTTCCATTTTTCTTAGTAGTTTTAACCTGTTTGTAACTCTGGTCctctttttcctctttattCTAAATATATGGAAGTGTACTGCTTCCAGAATTTTCCTGTCAGCCTTGAGTTCTGTTGTGTCCTTAATTCCATATACTGCTTAAAGAGGACAATAAATGTTATAAACTTTTAACCTGCTGGGTACAAGgctttggaaaattaattaagaaaacgGGAAAAGGGGCCTTCTGTTCAGTTGTTCTTGGTTTGGGCATTGCTGTTGGATCTCAGACATGTCCTGACTATAGCACTCAGATTGTTTTCCGCATCTTGTATTATGTGCAAGTTAACTCAGAAGTcgtaaaagaaaaagtattaagCTAACCCCATTGTTGCTTTCATCAATTGTTTGATATATCCGGAatcaaatacttttttaattgcAAGTATGTTAATAACCATCCCGTGCacaattcaatatatttttggtaATTGCCATGCCTCCTGAATGACACTGTTATATTGTTCTACTTAGTTTTTGTGTGAACCTTCtgtttaaatatacttttatttcagAACATGGTGTATTACAAAATATCACATGTTGATGGTCGAATAACTAATCCAGAGCAAAGAATTGCAAGTGATGTTCCAAGGTTCTGTTCAGAGTTAAGTGAGATTATACAAGATGACCTAACTGCGGTGACTGATGGACTGCTATACTCTTGGCGGCTTTGTTCATACGCAAGCCCTAAATATATCTTCTGGATATTGGTAAATCTAGCTAAAGTGTACTGTTTCACAGATTTCCCATATGCTGCTatggtttataattttttgttgagtTTCTGATGGCAGGAACCTATTTGATGTAATGTTAAGTCTGTGGTTgtgttttcaataaattttgtttcctCTGCAGGCCTATGTACTTGGAGCTGGGGCCACAATCAGAaacttttctccttcttttggTAAACTTATGTCCAGAGAGCAGGAATTGGAAGGAGAGTATCGGCAGCTTCATTCACGGTTAAGGACTCACTCAGAAAGTATAGCATTTTATGGTGGAGAGAGGAGAGAAGAAGCGCATATTCAGCAGAAGTTTAGGTCCTTATTTAGACACATTAAGAGAGTGCAACATGACCATTGGTGGTTTGGCATGATTCAGGATTTTTTATTGAAGTACCTTGGTGCTACTGTTgctgttattttgattattgaacCTTTCTTTTCTGGCCATCTAAGGCCTGACAGTTCAACTTTAGGGCGTGCAGAGATGCTAAGCAATCTAAGATATCATACTAGTGTCATTATTTCCCTTTTTCAATCTCTAGGAACTCTTTCCATTAGTGCAAGACGGCTCAACCGACTCAGGTATATTTTATTGGTCATATATCCCTTAGAAGTTGATATTAGAGGACATGCCTTTCTAGGGTTCATTTTGTTTGTATATATACTCCAGTTATTTGTATGTTTTACAGTGGTTATGCTGATCGTATTCATGAGTTAATGGCCATATCAAGAGAGTTAAGCCTGGAGAATGAGAACTTTTCACTGCAAAGACAAGGAAGTAGAAATTGCATTAGTGAAGCTAACTACGTTGGATTTTATGGTGTCAAGGCTAGTGAACTCTGCTGAActatttataacttttacttCTCTTTATGTTTTTCATATCTTGATCGTGATGATGCTCCCAAACTTCAGGTTGTGACCCCCAATGGTAATGTATTAGTGGATAATCTAACTCTTAAGGTTGAGCCAGGATCAAATCTTTTGATTACAGGTATGAACTCTCTGCTTGGTGGGTGTTTCTGATTTTACATTTTTTGGGTGGTTGAATAAACTTTGTCAATTGATGTTACGTCATTAtcccttcttttcttttgttgcaATAATCATTCTCTTACATATCTTATTTGGTGGGTGAGGGTTAATTATTCATGCATTTCTGGGGCTTAATTTTTAAACACGCATTTATAGTATCCACGTGACCTGAAATATGGCAAGGGTTGTGCACTATTGGCACGGAATTTAATGTAGATGAAGCTTTTAGCTtgcttcctttcttttttttggcAAGCACCTAGATTACTGCATCCAACCAGGTTCTGCATCAGAGATACATTATATTCAATGTATATTGTTTCTCAACAGTGTTTCATGCAATTTATGTGGGTGCCATTGTAAAATCTTGTTAAATGTAGACTACTTGGAAACAAAAACTTAGTATTCCCTTTTATTGGGATAAGGCTTGGTAGTTGCTGGTTGTAATGTTGTCCTGAGAGTATAACCCACGAACATGATTTTTACCTGTTATCATCTATTACCCACTTTTACCTTGTGCATTCTCCTGGAAATTCACTTCAGCCACTGCCTTGTGGTACTTGTTACTTTTCGTTAGCAGCTTCATAGAGGTTACCACCACTGTTGATCATTTCTAGATTGCTGAATATTTTAACTGTAGTCTTTTgggttatttttgttattttaggACTGTtagttttgaatttaaaaatcaaacaaGGCCATACAACTGACGGATTTGAAGCTAAGATTAATTGTAAACTGGCAGATATATTATTTACCACTTTGATTATCAACTGATTTAATTAAGGTGTCTgctttagttttagtttttagtAAAAGGATTTGCATTGATGATTGATTTTATACGCATCaatcaaataaaagttaataatattaattgtaatgTAATTGATAGTGCACTTGTAGCTCTGCCCACTGATACTATGCACCTGTTTTCAAATGTCAATTCCCTTCATGCATCTTGTGCCAATATTGTTGAACCACTTATGCCTCTCTAACAATGTTTTGTTGCACAGTTTGAGCAAATTACCACTTCTAATGCGTGGACTAGCTCAGTCCTTctgttcaagaaaaaaaaaatataaactaaccCAAAGATAGTAAATAGTTTCACTGTTCAAGATTTGAGGTGGAtggaaaattatatattttggagTCAAATAAAACCATAATTGATTTGATGCTTGTCTGTTTAGCCTTTGACAATCTGAAAGTATCATGTTTCACTTGTATACTTGGATTTGAAAATAAGATTTCAAATGGTTAATTGTTATTGACACGCATTTACAATTATTTTGCTGAAGGTCCAAATGGAAGTGGAAAGAGCTCATTATTTCGGGTTTTAGGAGGTCTTTGGCCCTTGGTATCTGGACATATAGTGAAACCAGGAGTAGGATCTGATCTTAATAAAGAAATCTTTTATGTGCCACAAAGACCATATACTGCTGTAGGAACACTACGTGATCAGTTAATTTACCCTCTTACTGCCGATCAAGAGGTTGAACCACTTACAAATGGTGGGATGGTGGAGCTATTGAAAAATGTGAAATTCATATACTCTTACATCCTCGCAATGCCACATTAATGATATTTAtgtcattttaataattattattcatttgaaatgcttttacATGTATTCAAGGTTGACCTTGAGTATCTACTGGATCGGTATCCGCCTGAAAAAGAGGTAAACTGGGGTGATGAACTTTCATTGGGTGAGCAACAAAGGTTAGGCATGGCTAGACTTTTCTACCATAAGCCTAAATTTGCCATTCTTGATGAGTGCACAAGTGCTGTCACAACTGATATGGAAGAACGATTTTGTGCTAAAGTTCTGGCTATGGGTACATCATGTATTACCATATCTCATCGTCCAGCATTAGTTGCATTCCATGATGTGGTTTTGTCCTTAGATGGTGAGGGAGGCTGGAGTGTTCATCATAGAAGGTTGGAAATTGACTGTGCGCTTATTAGGGTTTTCCTTTGACACTGTTATTAATTAGAAGATTCAAATTTAACTGCAGTGAGGACTCTTCTActgaattacaaaataatacaatGGAGGCATTAGAGACAAAAAGACAGAGTGATGCCAAGACAGTTCAAAGAGCATTTGCCATGAATAAAAAGGTTTAGATTTTTATGATTCTTGTTTTTTGGTATTTTCTGGTATCTTCATGGttcattatctttaatttttatttatttttcgttttttcCCTATGCCTAGGATTCTGCATTCTCGAATTCAAAGGCACAATCATATATTACAGAAGTAATAGCATCATCTCCATCTACGAAACATACCACTTCATCTGTTGTTCCCCAACTTTGTGGTAATTCAAGGGCACTGCCAATGAGAGTAGCTGCCATGTGCAAAGTATTGGTAAGTATCTTGAGCAGATATGCAGTTGTAAAATTTTgactttatatatttcttttgtaacACTTTACCATCATATTGACTAATTGGTTAATTGTATATGCTTTTGGATATGTCATTTATTAATTAGTGTTGATATTACTCTGTTAATGATACATTTATTAGTCTAAGTATCTATTGCTCTTATCTTTTCAGTCAATTTAATGTAATCAAGTTCTAAATTTCTACAACCTGCATTTCTAGTGTGTTACTGATTGATGGTGACATTGTTACGTAGGTTGGCTTACTTGCAGTTTATTTTTAGACTTTTATTAGTTGCAAAATGGATGCAAATTACAATTCTTTCGATTATATAACTTGGCTagtaaagttatgaaaaatcaGGATGTCTAATCAATCAATTTAGTTATAGGCAAGTCTTTCGTTTGACTAAGAATGGTAATAAGATCGAATGAATCTGAGTTATCTTAAGATCAGGCTGACTTGCTAAAGTTGAATGATCTTTAAGGTTCAGGACAATGATGGTGGGACATGCAGGCTTGGAAGATGTAATTGGCTTTGATACAAAGTAATAGAACTGTTTAAAATTCCAGAAAACTGAATACataattgttgttaaaaaatagCTTCAATACTGTAAAGGGGGGATGATTAGCTTCTAATTCACAGACAGCaaatttattctattaattGTATAGGGGGCTACAGATCTCACTTTGATTATCGAAGTATTTTTGTTAAAGATGAACTCTTCCAATCCAAAAGCCTATTAAGCTTTTCAGTGGAGGTCCATAACAAAAACACCCTTATACAAGAGCCCAATGTGATTGGGCCTAGGGATGACAATTAAACCGGTATAAACAGGTATTCGTGGGTATTGCCGTGACCTGTCCCGATGTCAATGGGTAATACCCAGATTAATTGGACATGGTATGAATGAACATGAGTAATAcctgattttttaaattaggttCATGCATGGGTATGTATATTTCACATTCAAGAAAAGataattatgtttctttttgctttttttttaatgagtaTAGGTGCGAGTATAAGTATACCCGTTAGGATGAGATGAAGTACAAATTTCATTCTCGTTAGGCACCGGGAATAGGAATAGGGATACTTAAACTGGCATCCTCTCCATCCCATAACCATTCCTACTCTGGCTTGTTTTTATAACACTAGTATAAATCTAATCATAAGTATAAATGAAAGTATAAGGTTTGGGCATTGCAATGTCTTGCTCAATCTAGTAATACATGTTGGCTTTGGTTCACTTTTCATTTTTCCCTGTCCGAAACCCTGAAGTAGTTGAATGGCACTGTGAATTATGTGTTCGTGTATGTCCTGTAGATCAACTATTGTTGATTGGAAACTAATAACTGATATTTGAAAGAATAGCTGCTTAATTACAGTGTTGCTTGTGTGTAATTAGAGGAGTGTTACTGTCCAACATATTGTTTATCAATATAGAAGAATATGAACTTTCAACCTTTGATCACCACATTTTGCATTATAACTCTCCCAAATTGATTATGGTCATTTGTTGCTATTTTATTGATGACTTACTGTGAAAATGATGGTGGCTAGTACATCAGTGATGCATTTAGAGTCAAGTGTTTAACATggtgaaaaaaatgaaactaaagAGTAATTTGTGTGTGCACTATCTCCTTGATGATTTACTGTGAGCAAACATCCTTCTAAAAGGATGTATTTTGCGCATTGGTTAATCATTTATCGCATGCTTTCAGGTGCCCACCATATTTGATAAACAAGGAGCACGACTACTTGCTGttgtttttcttgttgtttCAAGGACATTGGTGTCAGATCGTATTGCATCACTGAATGGTATTTTGCTATCTCTGACTTTTCATTGTTGAGAGATCATATGTATAATGTCCCTGGGTATTTGTGTTCTCAGGTACCACTGTGAAGCTTGTTTTGGAGCAGGATAAAATTTCCTTTATTCGATTAATTGGTACAAGTGTTCTCCAAAGTGCTGCATCTTCTTTCATTGCGCCTTCTATAAGGTATTTAACATTCACATTACAAGAAACAACTTTGCTAAAGTCCATCGTATAAGGACTTCTGTTTAAATTGTTCGTACCATgaattaatacttttttagGAGGGTGGGGTTTGAAACTAGGTATTTTATTACTGGAATGGATATCTCAATAATTGTTGATGCATTACCATTTACCATGGATTTCTATATTctattatttgtatattatcGATAGCAcctaaaaaaatggaaaatattgtATAGTTGCATAGATAGTTGGAGGCATTGAAATGGGGGAAAAGGTTGTTTAGGTTGACCTAAAAAGAGTTTTTTAGaaagtaaatttaatatgtCTGTGCTTATTCTACAGACACTTGACTGCGAGGCTTGCTCTTGGTGGACGGATTTGTTTGACACAACATCTACTCCAGAACTACTTAAGAAACAATGGATTTTACAAGGTAAATTCATTCATTTCTCAGCTTCATTAATTTAACTTTCTGAAGACTGTAAGATTGTTTGTGTCTATATCTATGTTTGAATAAATAGTACTTTCTGATTAATCAATGTCACAAATTCTTTCTGTTATATCTAGAAacttttattgaaataatttcGCGTCTCAAATCTCATGGCTATCATTACATTCTACTATTTCCCttcaaatttaacataattttccATTTTGTTCCTTGACGTCTTCATAGTTGCACGTTGTCTTTAACAATTGAGTTAATAGCAACATTTACCTTCTGATACAAACATGGCAAGTTGGCAACTTTCTTAGGTGAAAAGGCTTATAGGACGAGTATTAGTGGCTGGATGGGGGTGGGTAACTAGATTTAACCAGAAATCACATTCTCATGAAATGTGGGATAATAAAAGGGTAAAATAGggaatttaataaaaatcataaattaaattcGTATTAGTTTAGTTccaataacataaatatattttgtggtCTTCATTGTTTATGATGGTTGACCGGAAAACGGACTCTCACTCTTGCCATCTCTATCCCTTTCAACTTTCACCTCTTTACTTGCACATATAATTCCTCGGTCATTGCAACTAGCAAGGCCTTTGGTTAGAATCCGCCTGTCATTGCCACAGTCTTGACGCTGGCATCTGGCTAGAGCACTGTTCTCTGACTCTGATTTGAACTCTGGTCCCATTCCCTGCCGATGGAAAGCCACATTTGAACTGGCTGGCACCAAATTCTCCCATAAATTGCAACTGCAAGCTCGTTGGGGCCAGATTCTTTTCCAAGGATCTCCCAGCTGTGCCGCATGCTGTTATGCCTTCGAAGGCAACATGTGTGGTATGGTTTTTACAATGGGATCCTTGGTTATGGTTTTCAAAGGAGTGTGTGTCTTCATGCGCCTGCAATGACGAACCAAGCAGAATATTGGTGACCAACCTCGCATTGGTGAAAGAGGAAATAGCCCGAATTGTGAAAACTGCCAAAGGCTGTTATGCCTTCCAAGCCAACATGTGGAGTGCACTTGGGAATCATTAAGGACAAGACTCTCCTCGCCGTATTACTGCAACCCAATCATAATTGGATCCTGTGAAATGGTTTCCAGTTAATTGTAAGTGTCTTTTCCCGCTTGTAACAATTACCCAGGTGGAATGTTAGTGACCAACCTCGCTCAGGGGGTAACAATAATGGGAGCTAGGACCTTTGATGTTACTTCCCAGGACAGTTGAAAGAGCAAGTAGCCCGAGGATTGCAAAACAGTTGGTGGTGAAGAAAGTCGGCAATGTGAGAATGATTTTGGCACACAGAACGGTGAAGGACTTGTGGTAGATGCAGCGTCTGTTAGCcagaatatgtttttgtccaCTGCTGTTAACAATGAGgacaacaaaaatatgtttacattttatGAGGACAAACTAATACGAAATCTTTTTGGggatatttttgttagtttccCTAATTTTAGGGACTGAAAGCTTAATTTACCctaataaaaagtaattgacATTCCCAAGGGATGATGTGCCAGGTCATACTGCTGATGTCACGTACCAAATTGTCATTAGTTTGAGAATGTAGTCTAGGTTTAAATTTCActaacaaaatatatgattcgttgttatcattatatttttaataataaatatattattcacCTTGCTATAAAGCCATtttggcaaatggcggatggcTGGGGCTTGGTTCCAAATTCACATTACTTGGCGTATCTTTGTAGGTCTTCCACACGGCAAGCAAAAATATTGATGCTGATCAAAGGATAACTCATGACTTGGAGAAGTTAACAACAGACTTGTCAGGACTGGTCACAGGAATGGTAAAGCCATCAGTGGATATTTTATGGTGAGTACTTCATTTGCAAAGTAGTCACTATATTACTAGTACATGAtgaattaacatattttatgcgttctctttatttttatttaattactaaGTACTTTTGTTATTGTAAAGGTTCACTTGGAGAATGAAGCTGTTAACAGGTCGGAGGGGAGTTACCATACTCTATGTTTACATGTTACTTGGTCTGGGATTTCTAAGAACTGTTACTCCAGATTTTGGTGATTTGATAAGTCAAGAACAACAACTTGAAGGAACATTTAGGTAAACTTATACTACTGTCTACTAACATTCCAGGTACTGGTCAACTAGTGCTGTGGAATTATTCTGATCTGTATCTCTTTATCCTTTTCTAGGTTCATGCATGAAAGACTTTGTACTCATGCTGAATCTGTTGCTTTCTTTGGAGGTGGTGCTCGAGAAAAAGCTGTGAGCATCCTAACTCAAGCAGCTATcgaatttattttcttgaagTGTGTGCATGTTTGATGACTTGCAAAGGTTGCAATGAAACTAAATGCTTATCACAATAACAATGTG contains:
- the LOC114175816 gene encoding ABC transporter D family member 1-like; the protein is MSSLQLFQLTRHGQGFLASRRKTLLLATGILVAGGTAAYVQSRIRVNRHDLLSDSDEQSNDRELPKEEVMERTSAPKVKQKKGGLKSLQVLAAILLSEMGQLGAKNLLALVCIVVLRTTLSNRLAKVQGFLFRAAFLRRVPMFLRLITENIVLCFLSSTMQSTSKYITGTLSLHFRKILTTLIHSHYFKNMVYYKISHVDGRITNPEQRIASDVPRFCSELSEIIQDDLTAVTDGLLYSWRLCSYASPKYIFWILAYVLGAGATIRNFSPSFGKLMSREQELEGEYRQLHSRLRTHSESIAFYGGERREEAHIQQKFRSLFRHIKRVQHDHWWFGMIQDFLLKYLGATVAVILIIEPFFSGHLRPDSSTLGRAEMLSNLRYHTSVIISLFQSLGTLSISARRLNRLSGYADRIHELMAISRELSLENENFSLQRQGSRNCISEANYVGFYGVKVVTPNGNVLVDNLTLKVEPGSNLLITGPNGSGKSSLFRVLGGLWPLVSGHIVKPGVGSDLNKEIFYVPQRPYTAVGTLRDQLIYPLTADQEVEPLTNGGMVELLKNVDLEYLLDRYPPEKEVNWGDELSLGEQQRLGMARLFYHKPKFAILDECTSAVTTDMEERFCAKVLAMGTSCITISHRPALVAFHDVVLSLDGEGGWSVHHRSEDSSTELQNNTMEALETKRQSDAKTVQRAFAMNKKDSAFSNSKAQSYITEVIASSPSTKHTTSSVVPQLCGNSRALPMRVAAMCKVLVPTIFDKQGARLLAVVFLVVSRTLVSDRIASLNGTTVKLVLEQDKISFIRLIGTSVLQSAASSFIAPSIRHLTARLALGGRICLTQHLLQNYLRNNGFYKVFHTASKNIDADQRITHDLEKLTTDLSGLVTGMVKPSVDILWFTWRMKLLTGRRGVTILYVYMLLGLGFLRTVTPDFGDLISQEQQLEGTFRFMHERLCTHAESVAFFGGGAREKAMVESRFRELLTHSKYLLKRKWLFGILDDFITKQLPHNVTWGLSLLYAMEHKGDRASITTQGELAHALRFLASVVSQSFLAFGDILELHRKFVELSGGINRIFELEELLDAAQSEDITSLRSIPPVRDVHSTDVISFSKVDIITPAQKMLARELICDIEGGRSLLVTGPNGSGKSSIFRVLRGLWPIASGRLSRPSEVEDQETGSGCGIFYVPQRPYTCLGTLRDQIIYPLSREEAEVKALKMYGKGEKHADTRTLLDSRLKYILECVRLNYLLEREEGNWDATLKWEDTLSLGEQQRLGMARLFFHKPKFGILDECTNATSVDVEEHLYGLAKDMGITVVTSSQRPALIPFHSVELRLIDGEGNWELRLIKQ